A genome region from Colwellia sp. Arc7-D includes the following:
- a CDS encoding isocitrate lyase produces MSNYQSAIEAVQAIKEKAGSSWDAINPESIARMRAQNKFKTGLDIAQYTADIMRRDMAAYDADSSKYTQSLGCWHGFIGQQKMISIKKHFAGQTDRRYLYLSGWMVAALRSEFGPLPDQSMHEKTSVASLVAELYTFLRQADARELGGLFRELDAAAEGDKAAIQDQIDNHVTHVVPIIADIDAGFGNAEATYIMAKQMIEAGACALQIENQVADEKQCGHQDGKVTVPHADFHSKIRALRHAFLELGIDNGIIVSRTDSEGAGLTKEIAVVKEPGDQGDIYNSFLDVEEIDVADMAEGDVCFNRDGKLVRPKRLPSGLYQFRQGTGEERCVFDSIEAIKAGADLLWIETATPNVADITAMMNEVRKEIPNAKLVYNNSPSFNWTLNFRQQAYDNMVEAGEDVSSYVRADLMSVEYDNTELAASADDKIRSFQSDTAREAGIFHHLITLPTYHTAALSTDNLAKEYFGDAAMLGYVEGVQRKEIRQGIACVKHQNMSGSDMGDDHKEYFAGENALKAGGAKNTSNQFS; encoded by the coding sequence ATGTCTAATTATCAAAGTGCAATAGAAGCAGTTCAAGCGATTAAAGAAAAAGCTGGCAGTTCTTGGGATGCCATCAATCCTGAGTCAATAGCTCGTATGCGAGCGCAAAATAAATTTAAAACAGGTTTAGACATTGCCCAATATACAGCAGACATTATGCGCCGCGATATGGCTGCTTATGATGCTGATAGCTCTAAGTACACACAATCATTAGGTTGCTGGCATGGTTTTATTGGCCAACAGAAAATGATTTCTATCAAGAAACATTTTGCTGGTCAAACTGACCGACGCTACTTGTACCTTTCTGGTTGGATGGTTGCTGCACTGCGCAGCGAGTTTGGTCCTCTTCCAGATCAATCAATGCATGAGAAAACCTCAGTAGCTTCTTTAGTAGCAGAGCTATACACCTTTTTACGCCAAGCAGATGCGCGCGAATTAGGCGGTCTTTTCCGCGAATTAGACGCTGCAGCAGAAGGCGACAAAGCCGCAATTCAAGATCAAATTGATAATCATGTAACACACGTTGTTCCAATTATTGCTGATATTGATGCTGGTTTTGGTAATGCTGAAGCAACTTACATCATGGCTAAACAAATGATCGAAGCGGGTGCTTGTGCATTACAAATCGAAAACCAAGTAGCTGATGAAAAACAATGTGGACATCAAGATGGTAAAGTAACAGTACCTCATGCAGATTTTCACTCTAAAATTCGTGCATTACGCCATGCTTTCCTAGAACTAGGTATCGACAACGGCATTATCGTTTCACGTACTGACTCTGAAGGTGCTGGCCTTACAAAAGAAATCGCTGTTGTTAAAGAACCTGGCGACCAAGGCGACATATATAATTCATTCCTAGACGTTGAAGAAATTGACGTAGCTGATATGGCTGAAGGCGATGTATGTTTTAACCGCGATGGCAAGCTTGTTCGTCCTAAGCGTTTGCCTTCTGGTTTATACCAATTCCGCCAAGGTACAGGTGAAGAGCGTTGTGTATTTGATAGCATTGAAGCGATTAAAGCGGGCGCAGATTTACTTTGGATTGAAACAGCAACACCTAACGTAGCCGATATCACAGCGATGATGAACGAAGTACGTAAAGAAATTCCAAATGCGAAGCTTGTTTATAACAATAGCCCATCGTTTAACTGGACACTAAACTTCCGTCAACAAGCATACGACAATATGGTTGAAGCTGGTGAAGATGTATCTAGCTACGTACGTGCTGACTTAATGAGTGTTGAATACGATAATACAGAATTAGCGGCATCAGCTGATGATAAAATCCGTAGCTTCCAATCAGACACAGCGCGTGAAGCGGGTATATTCCATCACTTAATTACATTGCCAACTTACCATACGGCTGCGTTATCTACTGATAACCTTGCCAAAGAATATTTTGGTGATGCAGCTATGTTAGGTTATGTAGAAGGTGTACAACGTAAAGAAATTCGTCAAGGTATTGCCTGTGTTAAACATCAAAACATGTCAGGTTCTGACATGGGTGATGATCACAAAGAATACTTTGCTGGTGAAAACGCTCTTAAAGCAGGTGGCGCTAAAAACACCTCTAACCAGTTTTCATAA
- a CDS encoding LysR family transcriptional regulator: MNISKIDLNLLIYLDVLLREKNVTRAAGQLNITQPAMSNGLKRLRTLFNDPILVRTSDGMVPTERARALGPAIRKILLELEEALQGEEEFNELNSQRVFRLMASDYAASTLLPKLLKRINQIAPNVTIDIMTPSDVNFHDVEAGKIDMAINRFDELPQSFHQKTIWRDSFSCLLSADNPVVSKFNLNTYLSAKHVWVSKTGFGVGVGMDPKDVQKLGWVDEALARLGKQRDIKVFTRNYHVAMQLALEDELVATLPTRAALIHKNDANYTVLKPPFDIPDIELKMIWSPLLHHDASHIWFRQLVIEAANEG; encoded by the coding sequence ATGAATATCTCAAAAATTGATTTAAATTTACTGATTTATCTTGATGTATTACTCAGAGAAAAAAATGTTACGCGTGCTGCAGGTCAGTTAAATATTACACAACCTGCCATGAGTAACGGTCTAAAACGGCTGCGCACACTTTTTAATGATCCTATATTAGTCAGAACTTCTGATGGTATGGTGCCAACAGAACGTGCACGTGCTTTAGGACCTGCTATTCGTAAAATTTTATTAGAATTAGAAGAAGCACTGCAAGGTGAAGAAGAGTTCAACGAACTTAACAGCCAGCGAGTTTTTCGATTAATGGCAAGTGATTACGCGGCTTCAACCTTATTACCAAAATTATTGAAACGTATTAATCAAATAGCGCCTAATGTCACGATTGATATTATGACCCCAAGTGATGTTAACTTTCATGACGTGGAAGCCGGCAAAATTGACATGGCGATTAACCGCTTTGACGAACTGCCGCAATCATTTCATCAAAAAACGATATGGCGTGACTCCTTCTCTTGTTTGTTAAGTGCTGATAATCCAGTAGTGTCAAAATTCAATCTCAACACCTACCTGAGTGCCAAGCATGTTTGGGTATCTAAAACAGGCTTTGGTGTTGGTGTTGGTATGGATCCAAAAGATGTACAAAAGTTGGGTTGGGTTGACGAAGCTTTAGCGCGCTTAGGTAAACAGCGTGACATAAAAGTATTTACCCGAAATTACCATGTAGCGATGCAATTGGCACTTGAAGATGAATTAGTGGCAACTTTACCCACACGGGCCGCCTTAATTCACAAAAATGATGCAAATTACACGGTACTAAAACCCCCTTTCGATATTCCTGACATTGAATTAAAAATGATATGGAGCCCACTCTTGCATCATGATGCTAGTCATATTTGGTTTAGGCAGTTAGTAATCGAAGCTGCAAATGAGGGCTAA
- a CDS encoding CidA/LrgA family protein, giving the protein MFAIFSCVALGKLCAFFVPFLPGSLYGLIIFTLTLHLRVFNADRIKSSVVWGLKHMGVCFVPAGVGIMNHFELIKQFGITIVMITFVTTFLLLTIVGLHYQRHAADDE; this is encoded by the coding sequence ATGTTTGCAATATTTAGCTGTGTTGCTTTGGGAAAACTATGTGCCTTTTTTGTTCCTTTTTTACCGGGTAGTTTATACGGCTTGATTATTTTTACGCTGACATTACATCTTCGAGTTTTTAATGCCGATCGTATTAAAAGTAGTGTCGTGTGGGGCTTGAAACATATGGGGGTATGCTTTGTGCCCGCAGGTGTGGGTATCATGAACCATTTTGAATTAATCAAGCAGTTTGGTATCACCATCGTCATGATTACTTTTGTAACAACCTTCTTGCTACTGACTATTGTCGGCTTACATTATCAGCGCCATGCTGCGGATGACGAGTAA
- a CDS encoding LrgB family protein, translating into MISNLLSSHLLSSIFAIAATIALFQITAVFQRKLNAIWLQPMLVSILVIIAILLWQDISFERYFASSWLLNALLEPAVVALGFPLYQHLATIANQWKSIIWVLFIGAFVAIVSSFVVTMLLVGDHTIAVALSLKSVTTPIAIAIAGQLDGNTAITAFAIILAGFFGAIVGPPWLRFIKVKSPKAQGLAIGAASHAIGTATVSNISYEHAAYSSLALIVSAVITATISPFIINFLVTLY; encoded by the coding sequence ATGATCTCTAATTTATTAAGTAGCCACTTGTTATCTTCAATTTTTGCTATAGCTGCTACTATTGCACTATTTCAAATCACGGCGGTTTTTCAACGCAAACTCAATGCAATTTGGTTACAGCCTATGCTGGTGAGTATTTTAGTTATTATTGCTATTTTATTGTGGCAAGACATTAGCTTTGAACGTTACTTTGCTAGTTCTTGGTTATTAAATGCCTTACTAGAGCCTGCTGTTGTAGCCCTGGGATTTCCGCTTTATCAACATCTAGCAACCATTGCCAATCAATGGAAAAGTATCATATGGGTATTATTTATAGGGGCTTTTGTTGCCATTGTTAGTAGCTTTGTTGTTACTATGTTATTGGTTGGCGATCACACCATTGCGGTTGCTCTGTCATTAAAATCAGTAACTACACCTATTGCTATTGCCATAGCGGGTCAATTGGACGGTAATACAGCAATTACAGCTTTTGCTATTATTCTTGCTGGCTTTTTTGGTGCCATAGTCGGTCCTCCTTGGTTAAGATTTATAAAAGTTAAATCACCGAAAGCGCAAGGCTTAGCCATTGGTGCAGCTAGCCACGCTATAGGTACGGCTACCGTGAGTAATATCAGTTACGAACATGCCGCTTATAGTTCATTAGCCTTAATTGTGTCCGCGGTTATTACCGCTACTATTAGTCCATTTATTATTAACTTTTTAGTAACGCTTTATTAG
- a CDS encoding malate synthase G, whose translation MTKRISIANLQVAEELYNFVNEQVLPGTKLPQDTFWSGFANLIEELAPKNKDLLIKRDALQQKITAYHQGHQADNFNFSDYKGFLTEIGYLAAPVDDFTISTKNVDAELATIAGPQLVVPVMNARFALNAVNARWGSLYDALYGSDVISEDNGAEKTKSYNPARGAKVIDFARDFLDQTIPLESGSHHNAQCYKVVDGKLVVTLKNDENTYLGQPGLFIGFNGEPASPSELVFKHHDLHFIIEFDQDSTIAKSDIAGVSGIAMESAITTIMDCEDSVAAVDAADKVIAYQNWLGLNQGTLSETFEKSGKQQTRLMHADKTYQKLDGTQSSLKARSLMFVRNVGHLMTNNAIIDQHNNEVPEGIMDAVITSLISSYDVNKENTLRNSETGSVYIVKPKMHGPEEVAFANELFDRVEDLLTLPRNTLKMGIMDEERRTSVNLKACIYQAKERVVFINTGFLDRTGDEIHTSMAAGVMARKADIKLTKWISAYEDNNVDVGLACGFSGKAQIGKGMWPIPDQMANMLATKINHVKAGANTAWVPSPTAATLHALHYHKVNVLQLQQTLKKRTPADIDDILTIPLAENTQWTAQEISDELDNNSQGILGYVVRWIDQGVGCSKVPDINNVGLMEDRATLRISSQHMANWLQHNICTKEQVLTSLKKMAAVVDKQNQHDTQYHAMSNNFDNSIAFQTALALVLQGHEQPNGYTEPLLHKNRLVYKAQVK comes from the coding sequence ATGACAAAAAGAATTTCAATCGCAAATTTGCAGGTAGCAGAAGAACTTTATAACTTTGTTAATGAACAAGTGCTTCCGGGTACCAAGCTACCTCAAGACACCTTTTGGTCAGGCTTTGCCAACCTTATTGAGGAGCTAGCACCAAAAAATAAAGACTTATTGATAAAACGTGATGCGCTACAACAAAAAATAACCGCTTATCATCAAGGTCATCAAGCTGATAACTTTAATTTTTCTGATTACAAAGGCTTTTTAACAGAGATAGGTTACCTAGCAGCACCTGTTGACGACTTCACTATTTCAACAAAAAATGTTGATGCAGAATTAGCCACTATAGCCGGTCCACAGCTAGTAGTTCCAGTAATGAACGCCCGCTTTGCTTTAAATGCAGTAAATGCTCGTTGGGGAAGTTTATACGATGCTTTATATGGCTCAGACGTTATAAGTGAAGACAATGGTGCAGAAAAAACAAAATCTTATAATCCAGCTCGCGGTGCTAAGGTTATTGACTTTGCTCGCGACTTTTTAGATCAAACTATCCCACTAGAGAGCGGATCACACCATAACGCACAGTGTTATAAAGTGGTTGATGGTAAGTTAGTCGTTACACTGAAGAATGATGAGAATACTTACCTAGGCCAACCTGGTTTATTTATTGGTTTTAATGGCGAACCAGCATCTCCGAGTGAGTTGGTTTTCAAACATCATGATTTACATTTTATTATTGAATTTGATCAAGACAGTACAATTGCAAAAAGCGATATAGCAGGCGTTAGTGGCATTGCAATGGAGTCAGCAATAACAACCATTATGGATTGTGAAGACTCTGTAGCCGCGGTTGATGCTGCTGACAAAGTAATAGCCTATCAAAACTGGTTAGGCTTAAATCAAGGTACGTTATCTGAAACATTTGAAAAGTCTGGCAAGCAGCAAACTCGCTTAATGCATGCAGATAAAACTTATCAAAAACTTGATGGTACGCAAAGTAGCTTAAAAGCGCGTAGTTTAATGTTCGTGCGAAATGTTGGCCACTTAATGACTAACAATGCCATTATTGACCAGCACAATAATGAAGTACCTGAAGGTATTATGGACGCCGTGATTACCTCATTAATTTCAAGCTATGACGTCAATAAAGAAAATACTTTACGCAACAGTGAAACAGGCTCTGTTTACATTGTTAAACCTAAAATGCATGGTCCAGAAGAAGTCGCTTTCGCTAATGAATTATTTGACCGTGTTGAAGATTTATTAACACTGCCACGTAATACTTTAAAAATGGGCATAATGGATGAAGAGCGTCGTACCAGTGTAAACCTTAAAGCCTGTATTTATCAGGCAAAAGAGCGCGTAGTATTTATTAATACTGGCTTTCTTGACCGAACAGGTGACGAAATCCATACCTCTATGGCAGCGGGCGTTATGGCAAGAAAAGCAGATATAAAGTTAACAAAATGGATATCTGCGTATGAAGATAACAATGTTGATGTGGGTTTAGCGTGTGGTTTTAGCGGTAAAGCACAAATAGGTAAAGGCATGTGGCCGATTCCAGATCAAATGGCGAACATGCTTGCAACAAAAATCAACCATGTTAAAGCGGGTGCAAATACGGCTTGGGTACCTTCACCAACGGCTGCTACATTGCATGCTTTGCATTATCATAAAGTTAATGTGCTGCAATTACAGCAAACACTTAAAAAACGTACGCCGGCCGACATAGACGATATATTAACCATACCTTTAGCCGAGAATACTCAGTGGACTGCACAAGAAATTTCTGATGAGTTGGATAATAATTCGCAAGGTATTTTAGGTTATGTTGTTCGCTGGATTGATCAAGGTGTTGGTTGCTCAAAAGTACCCGACATTAACAATGTTGGCTTAATGGAAGATCGAGCAACACTGCGTATTTCGAGTCAACATATGGCCAATTGGCTACAACATAATATTTGCACTAAAGAGCAAGTGTTAACAAGCTTGAAAAAAATGGCGGCCGTTGTAGACAAACAAAATCAGCATGATACGCAATATCATGCAATGTCGAATAACTTTGACAACAGTATTGCTTTTCAAACTGCATTAGCATTAGTACTGCAAGGCCATGAACAACCTAACGGTTATACTGAGCCTTTATTACATAAAAATAGGCTTGTGTATAAAGCACAAGTTAAATAA
- a CDS encoding sigma-70 family RNA polymerase sigma factor has protein sequence MFERSDETLVKQALKGKKSAWVTLVKRYEKNLYNYTLRMVSNPDDALDLMQDVFMAVFRNLASFRGDSPFKGWLFKIAHYRCIEFYRRKKPTQSLDDAPEQQEQSDDTCPEAHFFSGQQASLLKKAMQTLPVNQKLVVELKFFQHCTFDDISKQLGVSVNTVKSRLYSALDKLKDHLELDHVK, from the coding sequence GTGTTTGAACGAAGCGACGAAACGCTAGTAAAACAAGCGCTGAAAGGTAAAAAGTCAGCTTGGGTTACCTTGGTAAAACGGTATGAGAAAAACTTATACAACTACACTCTGCGCATGGTGAGTAATCCTGACGACGCCTTAGATTTGATGCAGGATGTTTTTATGGCTGTTTTTCGAAATTTGGCATCATTTCGTGGAGACAGCCCATTTAAAGGTTGGTTGTTTAAAATTGCTCATTACCGTTGTATTGAATTTTACCGTCGAAAAAAGCCAACACAATCTTTAGATGATGCACCCGAGCAACAAGAACAAAGCGATGATACTTGTCCAGAAGCTCATTTTTTTTCAGGTCAGCAAGCAAGTTTATTAAAAAAAGCGATGCAGACATTACCGGTTAATCAAAAGCTAGTGGTGGAGTTGAAATTTTTTCAACACTGTACTTTTGATGATATTTCAAAGCAATTAGGTGTTTCAGTGAACACGGTTAAATCACGCTTATATAGTGCGTTAGATAAACTAAAAGATCATTTGGAGTTAGACCATGTCAAATAA
- a CDS encoding hydrogen peroxide-inducible genes activator — MYLPNLKHLRYLVALHQHQHFHQAAQACFVSQSTLSSAILKLEQQLNCQLIERDNKSFLFTSQGNEFVEKARKLLVDANDLVNSAKQQGQTDGGVFNIGCIPTIAPYLLTDLVPACQHELKNLRIYFREDTTDNLLNMLKNGELDVVILALPIAQRGFESEVVGKDHFFGAGDPKLMAKFSAEQDYQCLPEHSVFLLSNEHCLTKHALSACKLADTSRINPFSASSLATLVQMTAFHQGFTFLPEMAIKKGFSKAEGLTIEKLSGNVYREIALMRRSTSAVSPIYQKLSAILVDLLK, encoded by the coding sequence ATGTACTTACCAAATTTAAAACATTTACGCTACTTAGTAGCATTGCATCAACATCAACACTTTCATCAAGCGGCTCAGGCTTGCTTTGTTAGCCAGTCAACATTAAGTAGTGCAATTTTGAAGCTTGAACAGCAACTTAATTGTCAATTAATTGAACGAGACAATAAGTCATTTTTATTTACTAGCCAAGGTAATGAGTTTGTTGAAAAAGCACGTAAGTTGTTGGTTGATGCTAATGATCTTGTTAACAGTGCAAAACAACAAGGTCAAACCGATGGTGGGGTATTTAATATTGGTTGTATACCCACAATTGCCCCTTATTTATTGACTGACTTAGTGCCCGCTTGCCAACATGAATTAAAAAATTTACGTATTTATTTTCGAGAAGATACGACTGATAACTTATTAAATATGCTTAAAAACGGTGAGCTTGATGTTGTTATTCTTGCATTACCTATTGCGCAAAGAGGCTTTGAAAGTGAAGTGGTTGGTAAGGACCATTTCTTTGGGGCAGGTGATCCTAAATTAATGGCTAAATTTAGTGCTGAGCAAGATTATCAATGTTTACCTGAACATAGTGTGTTTTTGTTATCAAATGAGCATTGTTTAACTAAGCATGCTTTATCAGCTTGTAAGTTGGCTGACACCAGTCGAATCAACCCTTTTTCAGCCTCAAGTTTAGCAACCTTAGTACAAATGACCGCTTTTCATCAAGGCTTTACTTTTCTCCCTGAAATGGCGATAAAAAAAGGCTTTTCAAAAGCCGAAGGGCTAACGATAGAAAAACTTTCTGGAAATGTTTATCGAGAAATCGCTTTAATGCGACGGTCAACTAGCGCTGTATCACCTATCTACCAAAAACTATCGGCCATATTAGTAGATTTATTAAAATAA
- a CDS encoding peptidylprolyl isomerase: protein MLRASARHILVDTEEQCLTLKQQISAGEDFTAVAQAHSNCPSKAQGGALGSFGRGQMVQEFDEVVFSAPLNEVQGPVKTQFGYHLLEVTSRSE from the coding sequence ATGTTAAGAGCGTCAGCACGTCATATATTGGTTGATACTGAAGAGCAATGTCTAACATTAAAGCAACAAATCTCAGCGGGCGAAGATTTCACCGCCGTTGCACAAGCGCATTCAAATTGCCCTTCTAAAGCTCAAGGTGGAGCTTTGGGTTCTTTTGGACGTGGCCAAATGGTACAAGAATTTGATGAGGTTGTTTTTTCAGCACCATTGAATGAAGTACAAGGCCCGGTTAAAACTCAATTTGGTTATCACTTACTTGAAGTAACATCTCGTAGCGAGTAA
- the msrQ gene encoding protein-methionine-sulfoxide reductase heme-binding subunit MsrQ → MSASSDTMRTVTFKSVFLRNRVLLLKIAIHLMAFLPLLGLYFLAFTEQLGADPVEEVIHFTGIGAFNLLLISLLITPVAKKYRQGYLVQTRRLVGLYSFTYAVFHLLNFLAFEVQFDLTLFFNEILERPYITVGMGALIILLSLAVTSITALRRKMGPKWQKLHNWVYVAVLLIALHFFWSVKSDIVEPMIYFSIAVVLLILRKDKIKRWFR, encoded by the coding sequence GTGTCAGCCAGTTCAGACACCATGCGTACAGTGACTTTTAAGTCAGTTTTCCTGCGTAATAGGGTATTGCTACTTAAAATAGCGATTCATTTAATGGCTTTTTTACCGCTATTAGGACTTTATTTTTTGGCATTTACTGAACAGCTTGGCGCGGATCCTGTAGAAGAAGTGATTCACTTTACGGGCATTGGCGCTTTTAATTTACTGCTTATTTCCTTATTGATCACACCGGTTGCAAAGAAATATCGTCAAGGCTATTTAGTTCAAACTAGACGGTTGGTAGGTTTATATAGCTTTACCTATGCGGTGTTTCATTTACTTAATTTTTTAGCTTTTGAAGTGCAATTTGACCTGACATTATTTTTTAATGAAATACTTGAACGGCCTTATATTACTGTGGGAATGGGCGCTTTAATTATTCTTCTTTCTTTGGCTGTAACATCAATCACAGCACTGAGACGAAAAATGGGCCCTAAATGGCAAAAGCTACATAATTGGGTTTATGTTGCTGTTTTACTCATAGCCTTACATTTTTTCTGGTCAGTTAAATCTGATATTGTTGAGCCAATGATTTATTTTTCTATCGCAGTCGTACTTTTAATATTACGCAAAGATAAAATAAAGCGTTGGTTTAGATAA
- the msrP gene encoding protein-methionine-sulfoxide reductase catalytic subunit MsrP yields MLIKSKKSYQLSEQQVTDESVYHSRRDLLKKLGYLGAGSLLAQSAASHASPIDFFSSKKEVVFQRQALTYAKADESAQILTPEAKITTHNNFYEFGTNKGDPVENAQEFNVNPWQLTISGEVDKPYTLGYDDLFKRFPLEERIYRLRCVEAWSMVIPWVGFSLAELIKKAAPNSKAKYVAFETLYDPKQMPGQDSRRIGGGVQYPYVEGLRIDEAMNPLAFMSVGLYGKTLPAQNGAPIRLVVPWKYGFKSIKSIVGIKLVEHKPPTTWNILANNEYGFYANVNPEVDHPRWSQASERRITTGGLFARNRIATLPFNGYGEEVAQMYKGMDLRKNY; encoded by the coding sequence ATGTTAATCAAATCTAAGAAGAGCTATCAGCTGTCTGAGCAGCAAGTAACTGATGAATCAGTTTATCATTCGAGACGTGATCTTTTAAAAAAACTTGGTTATCTTGGGGCGGGTAGCTTACTTGCCCAATCGGCTGCTAGTCATGCTAGCCCAATTGATTTTTTTAGCAGTAAAAAAGAAGTCGTATTTCAGCGCCAAGCTTTAACATATGCCAAAGCTGATGAATCTGCACAAATATTAACGCCCGAAGCCAAAATTACAACACATAATAATTTTTATGAATTTGGTACCAACAAAGGTGACCCCGTAGAAAACGCGCAAGAATTCAACGTTAACCCTTGGCAATTAACTATCTCAGGTGAAGTCGATAAACCTTATACACTGGGTTACGATGACCTCTTTAAACGCTTCCCTTTAGAAGAACGTATATACCGCTTACGCTGCGTAGAAGCGTGGTCTATGGTTATCCCGTGGGTGGGTTTTAGCTTAGCTGAGTTAATTAAAAAAGCAGCCCCAAATTCAAAAGCCAAATATGTCGCATTTGAAACCTTATATGATCCTAAACAAATGCCAGGACAAGACAGTCGTCGTATTGGCGGTGGTGTGCAATATCCTTATGTAGAAGGCTTACGTATTGATGAAGCCATGAACCCATTAGCCTTTATGAGTGTTGGCTTGTATGGAAAAACCCTACCAGCCCAAAACGGCGCACCTATTCGTTTAGTTGTGCCTTGGAAGTATGGTTTTAAAAGTATTAAGTCAATTGTTGGCATAAAATTGGTTGAACATAAGCCACCAACAACTTGGAATATTCTAGCTAACAATGAATATGGATTTTATGCCAATGTAAATCCAGAAGTAGACCACCCTCGTTGGAGTCAAGCAAGTGAAAGACGTATTACTACCGGTGGTCTATTTGCACGTAACCGTATAGCTACATTACCTTTTAATGGCTATGGCGAAGAAGTTGCACAAATGTATAAAGGCATGGATTTAAGGAAAAACTATTAG
- a CDS encoding glutaredoxin, which yields MFLIRWPIGRLILLLNFIFSPSAPKRSPQLQKEVDESTAHLSLYQLPACPFCVKTRRAIKRLGLNIELRNINQNEQYREELIKEGGKRTVPCLKITQEDQSIIWMYESSDIIAYLEKYAR from the coding sequence ATGTTTTTAATTCGTTGGCCGATTGGCCGTTTAATTTTGTTATTAAATTTTATATTTTCACCAAGTGCGCCAAAACGCTCGCCACAATTACAAAAAGAAGTCGATGAAAGTACCGCGCACTTAAGCTTGTATCAACTACCTGCGTGTCCATTTTGTGTTAAAACTCGTCGAGCGATTAAGCGATTAGGCTTAAATATTGAATTACGTAATATTAACCAAAATGAGCAATACCGAGAAGAGTTGATTAAAGAAGGCGGAAAAAGAACCGTACCTTGTTTAAAAATAACTCAGGAAGACCAATCAATTATCTGGATGTATGAATCAAGTGACATTATTGCTTATCTAGAGAAGTACGCTCGCTAA
- a CDS encoding DUF2058 domain-containing protein: MASLQDQLLKAGLTTKQKARQANSDKRKSGKQKRSGVKIDASLQEQVKQDLELAKKEKLARDIALNNEKKLALVAKEQQLRILQILKHHQVTNVNGEAEYNYTFNSKIKKLFVDNVAHKALVNGRLALCGIDDTTYIVTAETAEKVSSLDPSVILVQNTKSTEDVIAEDDPYAEFQIPDDMMW, encoded by the coding sequence ATGGCTTCTTTACAAGATCAATTGTTAAAAGCAGGTTTAACAACCAAACAAAAAGCACGACAGGCAAATAGTGATAAACGTAAATCAGGCAAGCAAAAGCGCAGTGGCGTAAAAATTGATGCCAGCTTACAAGAGCAAGTAAAACAAGATCTTGAGTTAGCAAAAAAAGAAAAACTTGCCCGTGATATTGCCTTGAATAATGAGAAAAAGTTAGCTTTAGTTGCAAAAGAGCAACAACTAAGAATTCTACAAATTTTAAAGCACCATCAAGTAACCAATGTGAATGGTGAAGCAGAATACAATTACACTTTTAATAGCAAAATTAAGAAGTTATTTGTAGATAATGTAGCCCACAAAGCCCTCGTTAATGGTCGTTTAGCTTTATGTGGTATTGATGATACTACTTACATTGTAACGGCAGAAACGGCAGAAAAAGTGTCGAGTTTAGACCCTAGCGTAATTTTGGTGCAAAACACTAAAAGCACTGAAGACGTTATTGCTGAAGATGACCCTTATGCAGAATTTCAAATCCCAGATGATATGATGTGGTAA